The following coding sequences lie in one Lelliottia jeotgali genomic window:
- a CDS encoding Beta-fimbriae usher protein: MVSLSHRYLSLAVLCCLYPVLSSAAEAPLEFDTSIMKDRGLDPSLGHYFASAPKFTPGVKMVTVVVNGEKKGKVSATFGQDGQLCATTPFLQGASLVVPREVAKLGDDDKSNACFDYTKTFPGTVITAVPAQEELDLVVPQEAIDTTSEGDQAKDYSTGGTAGIFNYTAFATQNTSDSNNSETKQLMLEEGLNMHDWLFRSRQSLNEENGSRTTDNLYAYLQHTLVDSQKIFQAGQINTGGSIFAGTSISGVQIMPEEALSPEGSSGVTVSGIARSAQARVEVRQAGRIIYSTLVPVGPFTLNDVPIIRTNAELDVTVTETDGSKNHFIIPADAVNSHQLSSPSGLSAAVGRYRSNGDDESQPMLATLSDGWRIKPWLNIGTGVMTAQGYDAAALTVDALPSNKMLLSTTLKTSMDHEHCVKGRSTTLSASYMMSSQLTTDFSMTRYSSGYRELEDSLEDDFQQYEGEYAAGVHFSLADFGAFSLHYSQTQGTEGNEGSQFVNAAWGKSFGRMNLNVSWQRSVNQNNDDHDDDRNNSNDNGDTVFVNISMPLGGQHISAYSHTLHHETNTGLQTNGDINQSTSYSLAAERDMADRENSFNGSINSNLHYTRLGVSAGTDGPDGRNYGVALSGGVVAHPHGVTFSPWPVKDTFAIIDAGKDLAGTRINTPSGDVWTDHWGQAVVPSVNPYHKVRVEMDAKSLPQDVDVENGFSELATGRGAVGHVEFNTLHVHRAMLHVQMANGQILKKGSTVVDGAGNYAATAVDNGLLFMEDVSAKPELYLTDEDSVRVCQINYTLSPEGEKQTYENINGVCK, encoded by the coding sequence ATGGTTTCGTTATCGCATCGTTATTTATCGTTAGCTGTTCTCTGCTGTCTGTACCCGGTACTTTCCTCTGCGGCAGAAGCCCCGCTGGAATTTGATACCAGCATCATGAAAGACCGCGGCCTTGATCCGTCTCTGGGTCATTATTTCGCCTCTGCGCCGAAATTTACGCCCGGCGTAAAAATGGTCACTGTGGTGGTGAATGGCGAGAAAAAAGGAAAGGTTTCCGCAACCTTTGGCCAGGATGGCCAGCTGTGTGCCACAACGCCTTTTTTGCAGGGAGCCTCATTAGTGGTGCCGCGTGAAGTGGCAAAGCTCGGCGATGACGATAAGAGCAATGCTTGTTTCGACTATACGAAAACCTTCCCAGGCACGGTCATTACTGCCGTTCCTGCACAGGAGGAGTTGGATCTGGTCGTTCCGCAAGAAGCCATCGATACCACCAGCGAAGGTGACCAGGCCAAAGATTACAGCACGGGCGGTACGGCGGGCATTTTCAATTACACCGCCTTTGCGACGCAAAATACCTCAGACAGCAACAACAGCGAGACAAAGCAGTTGATGCTGGAAGAAGGTCTGAACATGCATGACTGGCTGTTCCGCAGCCGCCAGTCTCTGAATGAAGAGAATGGGTCACGAACCACCGATAACCTGTACGCCTATCTGCAGCACACGCTGGTGGATAGCCAGAAAATTTTCCAGGCCGGCCAGATCAACACCGGCGGCTCGATTTTTGCTGGCACATCGATTTCAGGTGTACAGATTATGCCGGAAGAGGCATTAAGCCCGGAAGGCAGCAGCGGTGTCACGGTGTCGGGTATTGCTCGCTCAGCCCAGGCGCGTGTTGAAGTTCGTCAGGCGGGCCGCATTATCTACTCGACGTTAGTCCCCGTCGGCCCGTTCACATTGAACGATGTTCCTATAATCCGAACAAATGCCGAACTGGACGTGACGGTGACAGAAACCGACGGCAGCAAAAACCATTTCATCATTCCTGCCGACGCAGTGAACAGCCACCAACTGAGCAGCCCATCGGGCCTTTCTGCCGCCGTGGGCCGCTATCGCAGCAACGGAGATGATGAGAGTCAGCCGATGCTGGCAACCCTTTCCGACGGCTGGCGGATCAAACCCTGGCTGAATATCGGCACTGGCGTCATGACTGCACAGGGCTATGACGCTGCGGCCTTGACGGTGGATGCTTTGCCGTCTAACAAAATGCTGCTGTCGACCACCCTGAAAACCTCGATGGATCATGAGCACTGCGTTAAGGGCCGAAGTACGACGCTGTCAGCCAGCTATATGATGTCCAGCCAGCTCACTACCGATTTCAGCATGACACGCTACAGCTCCGGCTATCGCGAGCTGGAAGATTCTCTTGAGGATGATTTTCAGCAGTATGAGGGAGAGTATGCAGCAGGGGTGCATTTCTCCCTGGCAGATTTCGGCGCGTTTAGCCTGCATTACTCGCAGACCCAGGGCACCGAAGGGAATGAAGGCAGTCAGTTCGTGAATGCCGCATGGGGTAAATCCTTTGGCCGCATGAATCTCAATGTGAGCTGGCAGCGCTCTGTAAATCAGAATAACGATGACCATGACGACGATCGCAACAACAGCAATGACAACGGCGATACGGTGTTTGTAAATATCAGCATGCCGCTGGGCGGCCAACATATCAGCGCCTATTCGCACACCCTCCATCATGAAACTAATACGGGTCTGCAAACCAACGGAGATATTAATCAGAGCACCAGTTATTCCCTGGCCGCCGAGCGCGATATGGCCGATCGGGAAAACAGCTTCAACGGATCGATTAACAGCAACCTGCATTATACCCGTTTGGGTGTCAGCGCCGGAACTGACGGACCAGACGGACGTAACTACGGTGTAGCACTTTCAGGTGGGGTGGTTGCTCACCCGCACGGCGTGACGTTCTCACCGTGGCCGGTTAAGGACACTTTCGCCATCATTGATGCGGGTAAAGACCTGGCCGGAACACGCATTAACACCCCATCTGGTGACGTCTGGACCGACCATTGGGGACAGGCTGTGGTGCCGTCCGTCAATCCATATCACAAAGTGCGCGTTGAAATGGACGCGAAAAGTCTTCCGCAGGACGTGGACGTCGAGAACGGTTTTAGCGAATTGGCAACAGGCCGTGGCGCAGTCGGCCACGTCGAGTTCAATACATTGCATGTACACCGCGCCATGCTCCACGTGCAGATGGCGAATGGTCAAATCCTGAAAAAAGGCAGCACCGTGGTTGACGGAGCCGGAAATTACGCTGCCACAGCAGTGGACAACGGGCTGCTGTTTATGGAGGACGTTTCTGCTAAACCTGAGCTTTATCTCACAGACGAAGACAGCGTGCGCGTTTGTCAGATCAATTACACCCTTTCGCCAGAGGGCGAAAAACAGACTTATGAAAACATTAACGGGGTATGCAAATGA
- a CDS encoding Beta-fimbriae chaperone protein, producing the protein MIHLNKSAKLITLLLIIKSAAALATGMVPESSLLIIEEQDKGGSINVKNTDPHPSLLYTNIVDIPGDTGTHLTVTQPVTRVEDGQTQQLRFILATDAPLTTEHLKRVTFEGIPPKTKSDHSRVSINIRQDIPVLIHPASLAVVKDAWTLLKWSASGNTVTVKNDSPYVVRMAENLVAQPSGTQMKIKQTYILPGQTLTAQAKTSLAGDSQLKFFPASRYGIEVPSYTATLNK; encoded by the coding sequence ATGATTCACCTGAATAAATCTGCAAAACTTATTACATTATTACTTATTATTAAATCCGCCGCTGCACTGGCAACGGGGATGGTTCCCGAATCCTCGCTGCTTATTATTGAAGAGCAGGATAAAGGCGGCAGTATTAATGTTAAGAATACCGACCCGCATCCTTCCCTTCTATATACCAATATTGTCGATATTCCTGGCGACACAGGTACACATCTGACCGTCACCCAACCCGTCACCCGTGTCGAAGATGGACAGACCCAGCAGCTGCGTTTTATTCTGGCAACTGATGCTCCATTAACGACAGAGCATTTGAAGCGCGTAACCTTTGAAGGCATTCCACCGAAAACAAAAAGCGATCACAGCCGAGTGTCCATTAATATTCGTCAGGATATTCCGGTACTGATTCATCCGGCAAGTCTTGCGGTCGTAAAAGATGCCTGGACACTGCTGAAATGGTCTGCATCCGGTAACACTGTCACCGTTAAAAATGATTCACCTTATGTCGTTCGTATGGCTGAAAATCTGGTGGCTCAGCCTTCAGGTACGCAAATGAAAATTAAGCAAACGTATATTCTTCCGGGTCAGACGCTGACTGCTCAGGCAAAAACATCACTTGCCGGAGATAGTCAATTAAAATTCTTCCCGGCCAGTCGCTACGGCATTGAAGTCCCAAGCTACACCGCCACTCTGAATAAATAA